One Spinacia oleracea cultivar Varoflay chromosome 4, BTI_SOV_V1, whole genome shotgun sequence DNA segment encodes these proteins:
- the LOC110784026 gene encoding uncharacterized protein — MSYRTKRTLVAIDEGSSIAASKSPKSSDPSTQNWGPFSPPTLGVSQTFGTVSQPIKQPVAAKKTMVAPQSSLPRPTSMVSKPQLKALSKPSFTQTKPSSNPLQQPISPTLTGTTQSRWYKGPTFPNLTEIATQKASTPNPHQPTMQPVLQPFKATLQPSLQPFKASQQPQTATNQPQKATHQLHKATQQPQKATQQPVSSFTSVKPHLEKRAFVAPLGATKHVMSQSPTPPDTMAMKKRTGKQEGQLPPTYMHVSENAFQPLRSPPSNQVESEVMPNYNWDEFEESASESENEFDQGEGSDTAVKKATLRHRIIIPNWPESREFDEKVEAIAIDADGIRHLVKGPVLPRDVWHDAKGFRYIVKLNEFNQPIRKGGKILVSFLGDIAKNDSLCPVGVPSWRAVNNQLKTNVVTMIRKHFVLPDGPLVNKALVMRIDKPWNNHRYKLKRDFFDPVNKSREENYANVPDGVSTRSWTELVDCWLLPEAMVCDPKIS, encoded by the exons ATGAGTTACAGGACTAAAAGAACATTGGTAGCTATTGACGAAGGGTCGAGCATTGCTGCATCCAAGTCCCCAAAATCTTCTGATCCATCCACCCAAAACTGGGGACCGTTCAGTCCTCCAACACTTGGAGTGTCACAGACATTTGGGACGGTATCACAACCCATTAAGCAACCAGTAGCTGCTAAAAAAACCATGGTTGCACCACAATCATCCTTGCCTCGGCCTACTTCCATGGTTTCAAAGCCACAACTGAAGGCATTATCAAAACCATCCTTTACCCAGACAAAACCATCCTCTAAcccattacaacaaccaatttcGCCCACTCTTACAGGAACAACACAAAGTAGATGGTATAAAGGACCTACGTTTCCCAATCTGACTGAAATTGCAACACAAAAAGCGTCAACACCGAATCCACACCAGCCTACTATGCAGCCTGTGTTGCAGCCTTTCAAAGCTACCTTGCAGCCTTCTTTGCAGCCTTTCAAAGCTTCCCAACAGCCTCAAACAGCTACCAATCAGCCTCAAAAAGCTACCCATCAGCTTCACAAAGCTACACAACAGCCTCAAAAAGCTACACAACAGCCGGTATCTTCTTTTACAAGTGTCAAACCACATTTAGAGAAAAGAGCATTTGTTGCACCTTTGGGAGCAACAAAACATGTGATGTCACAATCTCCTACACCACCAGACACCATGGCAATGAAAAAGAGAACCGGGAAGCAAGAAGGTCAGTTGCCTCCAACATACATGCATGTGAGTGAGAATGCATTTCAACCTCTGCGATCTCCTCCATCCAATCAGGTTGAGAGTGAAGTTATGCCAAACTACAACTGGGACGAATTTGAAGAATCGGCTTCTGAGAGTGAAAATGAATTTGATCAAGGAGAAGGAAGTGATACTGCTGTGAAGAAAGCAACACTTCGACATCGAATCATTATTCCAAATTGGCCAGAATCGAGGGAGTTTGATGAGAAGGTGGAGGCTATAGCTATAG ATGCTGATGGAATACGACATCTGGTAAAGGGACCAGTTCTGCCTCGAGACGTTTGGCATGATGCAAAGGGGTTCAGATACATTGTCAAGCTCAATGAATTCAACCAACCTATTCGAAAAGGTGGGAAGATCCTTGTGAGCTTCCTTGGAGATATTGCAAAAAATGATTCACTTTGTCCAGTGGGAGTCCCAAGTTGGCGTGCTGTGAACAATCAGTTAAAAACTAATGTTGTTACAATGATTCGG aaacattttgtGTTACCTGATGGACCTCTAGTTAACAAGGCACTAGTGATGCGTATTGACAAACCATGGAACAATCATCGATACAAATTGAAGAGGGATTTTTTCGATCCAGTGAATAAATCTCGAGAAGAGAACTATGCCAACGTGCCTGATGGAGTGTCCACTAGGAGTTGGACGGAATTGGTAGATTGTTGGCTTTTACCAGAGGCCATGGTTTGTGACCCCAAAATATCCTAA
- the LOC130459831 gene encoding uncharacterized protein, producing MKEKKGVFSELAFFKSVYAKEDGSFKDGTLPHQFVEDANKKVQENLASSSSSKPVIEIENAVFNELMYKGEVPKRPLNYGFGVKQSDIFGVEGLLRKEGSSYVNNNAMEVENMKGEISVVKKQNEDLAQQNQVLNTKFEETTQSFKMIASFLGQVLKEVRKGNVSSNLLDGAESAINMITDDSGGNGDNQAEK from the exons ATG aaagagaagaaaggagTGTTTAGCGAATTGGCATTTTTCAAATCAGTTTACGCCAAAGAAGATGGAAGCTTTAAAGATGGCACACTTCCTCATCAATTTGTG GAGGATGCCAACAAAAAGGTCCAAGAAAATCTTGCGAGTTCCTCTTCTTCAAAGCCCGTAATTGAAATTGAGAATGCAGTCTTTAATGAGCTCATGTATAAAGGTGAAGTACCTAAACGTCCTCTGAATTATGGATTTGGAGTGAAGCAAAGCGACATCTTTGGAGTGGAAGGTTTGCTGAGGAAAGAAGGGTCAAGCTATGTTAACAACAATGCTATGGAAGTGGAGAACATGAAAGGTGAAATATCAGTTGTCAAGAAGCAAAATGAGGACCTTGCGCAACAAAATCAAGTTCTAAACACCAAGTTTGAAGAAACAACACAATCATTTAAAATGATTGCTTCTTTTTTGGGACAAGTTTTGAAGGAAGTACGCAAAGGGAATGTTTCATCGAACCTTTTAGATGGTGCGGAATCAGCAATAAATATG ATTACTGATGATTCTGGTGGCAATGGTGACAACCAGGCCGAGAAATGA